One segment of Methylotuvimicrobium sp. KM2 DNA contains the following:
- the nirB gene encoding nitrite reductase large subunit NirB: MSKKQTLVVIGNGMVGQNFLAGLVSSGAKEHYEVVVFCEEPRPAYDRVHLSAFFSGKTAQDLSMVEDGFFEQHGITVHLGDRAKSINRSAKTVLSEKGVHIAYDKIVLATGSYPFVPPVAGHERERCLVYRTIEDLEAIQTAAEQSKVGVVVGGGLLGLEAAKALKDLGLTTHVVEFAPRLMAVQLDDGGGALLKRKIEALGVTVHLNKNTTLIDDGESCLHKMNFAGGDALETDLILFSAGIRPRDDIARACELEVGPRGGIVIDNQCRTSDPDIFAIGECALWNNRIFGLVAPGYAMARTVVSVLEGGDNYFTGADMSTKLKLMGVDVASIGDAHAQTPGALVYTYQNGDSEVYKRLVVNADKKRLLGAVLVGDVSGYGTLLQYCLNGIELPENPDSLILPHRSDESVGLGPDALPMSAQICSCHDVDKATLCSAIEAGCNTVSALKSETKAGTGCGGCVPLMKSVMECELAKLGIEVSTDICEHFPHTRQELYHLIMVEEIKTFDELIEKHGRGRGCEVCKQAVGSILASYWNDYILKKEHVGLQDTNDIFLANMQKDGTYSVVPRVTGGEIQPEKLIVLGQVAKKYGLYTKITGGQRVDLFGARVEQLPSIWRELIDAGFESGHAYGKSLRTVKSCVGSTWCRFGVDDSVGLAIELENRYKGLRAPHKIKFAVSGCTRECAEAQSKDIGVIATEGGWNLYVCGNGGMKPRHGDLFATQLDKETLIKYIDRVLIFYVRTADRMQRTSVWMENMEGGLDYLRSVVIEDSLGIGEALEKQMRHVIDTYQCEWKITIEDESKLKRFRHFVNSDRPDDNIVFVEERGQVRPADEREREELKARKHFKILEEA, from the coding sequence ATGAGCAAGAAACAAACATTAGTCGTGATTGGTAACGGTATGGTCGGCCAAAACTTTTTGGCCGGACTGGTGAGCAGCGGCGCGAAGGAACATTATGAGGTCGTCGTGTTTTGCGAGGAACCCAGGCCGGCTTACGACCGAGTTCATCTGTCGGCGTTTTTTTCCGGCAAGACCGCTCAGGATCTATCCATGGTCGAAGACGGTTTTTTCGAACAACACGGCATCACAGTACACTTAGGCGACAGAGCAAAATCGATAAACCGTAGCGCTAAAACAGTTCTATCGGAGAAAGGCGTCCACATCGCTTACGACAAAATCGTGTTGGCGACCGGATCATACCCGTTCGTACCGCCGGTAGCGGGGCATGAACGCGAGCGGTGCTTGGTTTACCGAACCATCGAAGATTTGGAGGCGATTCAAACAGCGGCCGAACAATCCAAGGTCGGCGTCGTGGTCGGCGGCGGCCTGCTCGGACTGGAAGCCGCCAAGGCCTTGAAAGACTTAGGCTTGACCACGCATGTCGTCGAATTCGCGCCGCGCCTAATGGCGGTGCAATTGGACGACGGCGGCGGCGCATTGTTGAAGCGCAAGATCGAAGCGCTCGGCGTAACTGTGCATTTAAATAAGAACACGACCTTGATCGACGACGGCGAGAGTTGCTTGCATAAAATGAATTTCGCCGGCGGGGATGCGCTCGAAACCGACTTGATTTTGTTCTCGGCCGGCATTCGTCCGCGCGACGATATCGCCCGGGCCTGCGAATTGGAAGTCGGCCCGCGCGGCGGCATCGTGATCGACAATCAATGCCGGACTTCCGATCCCGATATTTTCGCGATCGGCGAATGTGCATTGTGGAATAACCGGATATTCGGCTTGGTCGCGCCGGGTTATGCAATGGCGCGTACCGTCGTGTCGGTGCTCGAAGGCGGCGACAATTATTTTACCGGCGCCGATATGAGTACCAAATTGAAGTTGATGGGCGTCGATGTCGCAAGCATCGGCGATGCGCATGCGCAGACGCCGGGTGCATTGGTCTACACCTATCAAAACGGCGATAGCGAAGTCTATAAGCGACTTGTGGTTAACGCCGATAAAAAACGGCTATTAGGTGCAGTGCTGGTCGGCGATGTTTCGGGTTACGGAACCTTGCTGCAATATTGCTTGAACGGTATCGAATTGCCGGAAAACCCGGATTCGTTGATTTTGCCGCACCGTTCCGACGAGTCGGTCGGCCTCGGGCCCGATGCACTGCCGATGTCGGCGCAAATTTGTTCATGTCATGATGTTGATAAGGCAACGCTTTGTTCGGCGATCGAAGCCGGTTGCAATACGGTGTCCGCTCTCAAGTCGGAAACCAAGGCCGGAACCGGTTGCGGCGGTTGCGTGCCGTTGATGAAATCGGTCATGGAATGCGAATTGGCCAAACTTGGCATCGAGGTCAGCACCGATATTTGCGAGCATTTTCCGCATACCCGGCAGGAGTTGTATCATTTGATCATGGTCGAGGAAATCAAGACCTTCGACGAATTGATCGAAAAACATGGGCGCGGTCGCGGCTGTGAAGTTTGCAAACAAGCGGTCGGCTCGATTCTGGCCTCATACTGGAATGACTATATTCTCAAAAAAGAGCATGTCGGCTTACAGGATACCAACGATATCTTTCTCGCGAACATGCAAAAGGACGGCACCTATTCGGTCGTGCCTCGCGTGACCGGCGGCGAAATCCAGCCCGAGAAATTGATCGTGCTGGGGCAGGTCGCCAAAAAATACGGTTTGTATACGAAAATTACCGGCGGTCAGCGGGTCGATCTGTTCGGTGCCCGGGTCGAGCAATTGCCGTCGATCTGGCGGGAATTGATCGACGCCGGCTTCGAAAGCGGACATGCTTATGGTAAGTCCCTTAGAACCGTCAAATCCTGTGTCGGCAGTACTTGGTGCCGTTTCGGCGTCGATGATAGCGTCGGTCTCGCGATCGAGCTGGAAAACCGTTATAAAGGACTTCGGGCGCCGCACAAGATCAAATTTGCCGTGTCCGGCTGCACACGCGAATGCGCCGAAGCCCAGAGCAAAGACATCGGCGTGATCGCGACCGAGGGCGGTTGGAATTTGTATGTCTGCGGCAACGGCGGGATGAAACCCCGGCACGGCGATTTGTTCGCGACCCAACTCGACAAGGAAACACTGATCAAATATATCGATCGCGTGCTGATTTTTTATGTGCGTACGGCCGACCGGATGCAGCGTACGTCGGTGTGGATGGAAAATATGGAAGGCGGCCTGGATTATTTGCGCTCGGTCGTGATCGAGGATAGTCTCGGTATTGGCGAAGCACTGGAAAAACAAATGCGCCATGTGATCGATACCTATCAATGCGAATGGAAAATTACGATCGAGGACGAGAGTAAATTGAAACGTTTCCGGCATTTCGTCAACAGCGACCGGCCCGACGATAACATCGTGTTCGTCGAGGAGCGCGGCCAAGTGCGCCCTGCCGATGAACGAGAACGGGAGGAATTGAAGGCCCGGAAGCACTTCAAGATATTGGAGGAGGCATGA
- a CDS encoding MFS transporter yields the protein MSTLQLKLLGFSGKIKILHLTWTAFFISFVVWFNHAPLMLMIMDSVNLSESEVNILLLLNFALPIPARIIIGMVVDRFGARISYSTLLALSSLPCLAFAMAESFEQLAWARFCLGFIGAGFVIGIRIIGDWFPARQVGVAEGIYGGWGNFGSAAATILLPGLALYFGAENGWRYAIAATGILSLAYAFIYYRNVEDTPPDVPYLKPRRSGAMEVTSIKDLFLYICTTVPLYAAMSLLTWQLSTPEADLLSTPWVLAINIIVWTLFFVQAYQIVVINAERLSRPIDSIHHYPFKQITILSVAYLMTFGSKLAVVSMLPMFFFTIYRETQAVSMIDAGLMASSFIAMNLIARPAGGWLSDRIGRKFSLTMFLAGTSLGYYSMSFIAGDWPIMMTISMTVLCSIFLQAAEGAVFAIAPLIKKPMTGQIAGIVGAYGNAGAIIFLALMSHVAPSTFFIILAVCALASAILARYLEEPKEFITEVMPDGTLVKIELD from the coding sequence ATGTCCACACTACAACTCAAGTTACTCGGCTTTTCCGGTAAAATCAAAATCCTACATTTGACCTGGACGGCTTTTTTCATCAGCTTTGTCGTCTGGTTCAATCATGCTCCGCTGATGCTTATGATCATGGATTCTGTGAATCTCTCCGAATCCGAAGTCAACATTCTGCTGTTATTAAATTTTGCGCTGCCCATTCCGGCTCGCATCATCATCGGCATGGTCGTAGACCGCTTCGGCGCAAGAATCAGTTATAGCACTCTACTGGCACTGAGTAGCCTACCTTGCTTAGCCTTTGCGATGGCCGAATCGTTTGAACAATTAGCCTGGGCGCGCTTCTGTTTGGGATTTATCGGCGCGGGTTTCGTGATCGGCATTCGCATCATCGGCGATTGGTTTCCCGCTCGGCAAGTCGGCGTTGCTGAAGGCATCTACGGGGGCTGGGGCAATTTCGGTTCAGCCGCCGCGACTATCTTGTTACCGGGACTGGCATTATATTTCGGCGCCGAAAACGGCTGGCGTTATGCGATTGCCGCAACCGGTATTTTGTCGCTAGCATATGCGTTCATCTATTACCGGAATGTCGAGGATACGCCGCCCGACGTGCCCTATTTGAAACCTAGACGTTCGGGCGCAATGGAGGTTACTTCGATAAAAGACCTATTCCTTTACATCTGCACGACCGTACCGCTTTATGCCGCAATGTCTTTGCTCACTTGGCAACTATCGACGCCGGAAGCCGATTTACTTAGTACACCCTGGGTCCTTGCAATCAACATCATTGTCTGGACACTTTTCTTTGTTCAAGCTTATCAAATCGTCGTAATCAATGCGGAACGGCTCAGCCGCCCGATCGACAGTATTCACCATTATCCATTCAAACAAATCACTATTCTGAGTGTCGCTTATCTGATGACGTTCGGCTCCAAATTAGCCGTGGTATCGATGCTGCCGATGTTTTTCTTTACGATTTACCGCGAAACCCAAGCTGTCTCGATGATCGATGCAGGCCTGATGGCATCGAGCTTCATTGCCATGAACCTAATCGCCCGCCCGGCCGGGGGCTGGCTCAGCGACAGAATCGGCCGCAAGTTTTCGCTGACGATGTTTCTAGCCGGTACCTCGCTCGGTTATTACTCGATGTCTTTTATTGCCGGCGATTGGCCCATTATGATGACTATTTCAATGACGGTGTTGTGTTCGATATTTCTTCAGGCCGCTGAAGGCGCGGTATTTGCTATCGCGCCGTTGATCAAAAAACCCATGACCGGCCAGATAGCCGGCATCGTCGGCGCTTACGGCAATGCCGGTGCGATTATTTTTTTAGCGCTGATGAGTCATGTCGCGCCGTCTACGTTTTTCATCATTCTGGCAGTTTGCGCATTAGCATCGGCAATCTTGGCGCGCTACCTCGAAGAGCCTAAAGAGTTCATTACCGAAGTCATGCCTGACGGCACTTTAGTGAAAATCGAACTGGATTGA
- the nirD gene encoding nitrite reductase small subunit NirD, whose product MSEWIDVCSVDDLQPDSGVCVWADGKQIALFYMPKEQSVYAVDNFDPFGKANVLSRGMIGDIGGQPMVASPLYKQHFNLETGVCFENETVKIETYGVRIENRRVAVNV is encoded by the coding sequence ATGAGCGAATGGATCGATGTCTGCTCGGTCGACGATCTGCAGCCGGATTCGGGTGTTTGCGTCTGGGCGGATGGCAAGCAAATTGCTTTGTTTTATATGCCGAAGGAACAGTCGGTTTACGCGGTCGATAACTTCGATCCGTTCGGTAAGGCTAATGTGCTGTCGCGCGGTATGATCGGCGATATCGGAGGTCAGCCGATGGTGGCATCGCCGCTTTACAAACAGCATTTCAATCTGGAAACGGGCGTTTGCTTCGAGAATGAGACTGTCAAAATCGAAACCTATGGTGTTCGTATCGAAAATCGCCGAGTTGCCGTTAACGTTTAG